Proteins encoded in a region of the Osmerus mordax isolate fOsmMor3 chromosome 17, fOsmMor3.pri, whole genome shotgun sequence genome:
- the slc41a2b gene encoding solute carrier family 41 member 2: MNIHTLGGAIADSLGPSLAVRMSGAGGGWSGVSLKPAGRITSLFQTMVPTGYTKLQEERLALADLGPKPEGPNQNGYRAEPPHLEVRRHPDRAARCSISLSDCGDGRYAETEPMLPEGRLSGEEADEEEEEEEEEEGQGSATRNMPKESPLAMALQILLPFLLAGFGTVSAGMVLDIVQHWEAFRYITEIFILVPALLGLKGNLEMTLASRLSTAVNVGKMDSPIEKWNLIIGNLALKQVQATVVGFLAAVAAVVLGWIPEGKFQMSHAVLLCSSSVATAFIASLLQGFIMVGVIVGSKKTGINPDNVATPIAASFGDLITLAILAWISQGLYNCLDSYPYVSSLVCAFFLSLTPVWMVISSKHPASRTLLYSGWEPVITAMVISSIGGLILDKTVSDPNLAGIVVYTPVINGIGGNLVAIQSSRISTHLHFHSAPGEVPEEAKGCYYPCRTFCGTGANHRSAQVLLLLVVPGHLIFLYTIHLMKSGHTTLTPIFMTVYLAAALLQVFLLLCIADWMVYSMWRSGKDPDSFSIPYLTALGDLLGTALLALSFHFLWVIGDQDSDVGD; encoded by the exons ATGAACATCCACACACTGGGGGGTGCTATAGCCGACTCTCTGGGCCCTAGCCTGGCCGTGCGTATGAGCGGAGCAGGCGGAGGGTGGAGTGGCGTGTCTCTAAAGCCCGCCGGGCGAATCACCTCACTGTTCCAGACCATGGTTCCCACAGGATACACCAAGCTCCAGGAGGAACGTCTGGCCCTGGCAGACCTGGGGCCCAAGCCCGAGGGCCCCAACCAAAATGGCTATCGAGCAGAACCCCCCCACCTGGAGGTCCGACGCCATCCCGACCGGGCCGCGCGCTGCTCCATCAGCCTGTCGGACTGTGGCGATGGCCGCTACGCTGAGACAGAGCCCATGCTTCCAGAGGGACGACTGTCAGGGGAAGAGgcggatgaagaggaggaggaggaggaagaggaggaaggccaGGGGTCCGCTACCCGGAATATGCCCAAGGAGTCTCCCCTTGCCATGGCTTTGCAGATACTATTACCCTTCCTGCTGGCAGGGTTTGGCACCGTGTCAGCAGGCATGGTGCTAGACATTGTTCAG CACTGGGAGGCTTTCAGGTACATCACAGAGATCTTCATCCTGGTTCCAGCCCTGCTTGGCCTGAAAGGCAACTTGGAGATGACCCTTGCTTCCCGACTCTCCACAGCG GTGAACGTGGGAAAAATGGACTCTCCAATAGAGAAGTGGAATCTGATAATAGGAAACCTGGCTCTGAAGCAG gTGCAGGCTACGGTGGTGGGATTTCTTGCAGCGGTAGCAGCCGTGGTGCTGGGTTGGATCCCCGAGGGAAAGTTTCAGATGAGCCATGCTGTGCTGCTATGTTCAAGCAGTGTGGCCACGGCCTTTATAGCCTCCCTGCTGCAGG GTTTCATCATGGTGGGTGTGATCGTCGGCTCCAAGAAGACTGGCATCAACCCCGACAACGTGGCCACGCCCATCGCCGCCAGCTTTGGTGACCTCATCACGCTGGCTATCCTAGCCTGGATCAGCCAGGGCCTCTATAACTGCCTGG ATTCGTACCCATACGTGTCATCCCTGGTCTGTgccttcttcctgtctctgaccCCAGTGTGGATGGTCATTTCCTCCAAACACCCGGCCAGCCGAACGCTGCTCTACTCCGGCTGGGAGCCCGTCATAACGGCTATGGTcatcagcag TATCGGAGGGCTCATCCTGGACAAAACCGTGTCAGACCCAAACTTGGCGGGGATTGTGGTGTACACACCTGTCATAAACG GTATCGGGGGGAACCTAGTGGCCATCCAGTCCAGCAGGATTTCCACTCACCTCCACTTCCACAGTGCCCCTGGGGAGGTCCCTGAAGAGGCCAAGGGCTGCTACTATCCCTGCCGCACCTTCTGTGGTACAG GTGCCAACCATCGTTCAGCTCAGGTGCTCCTCCTGTTGGTGGTCCCGGGTCATCTGATCTTTCTTTACACCATCCACCTGATGAAGAGTGGacacaccaccctgaccccgATCTTCATGACCGTCTACCTTGCTGCTGCCCtcttacag gtgtTCCTGTTGCTCTGCATAGCAGACTGGATGGTGTACTCAATGTGGCGCAGTGGGAAAGACCCAGACAGCTTCTCCATCCCCTACCTTACCGCCCTGGGAGACCTGCTGGGCACTGCTCTCCTGGCCCTCAGCTTCCACTTCTTATGGGTCATCGGCGATCAGGATAGCGACGTGGGCGACTGA
- the LOC136959891 gene encoding E3 ubiquitin-protein ligase TRIM21-like, with amino-acid sequence MSSRSLLSEEQFKCSICLDVFTESVSITCGHNFCKACIAMYCQCDNMCQCPFCMEQFYGEPDFKKLDKQEFEFIAKPGEGSIEHKLTSKNQTKWMNPLVKLTDKKEKLINPVDKMVSPGNTQVVQKMCKKHHRPLEMFCKRDQTCVCVMCIKTDHEAHYTIPLQEEYKETKVQLGIENGGVQHMIQERLEKVQEIQLSIEISKSDAEREISDSIQAFTALVRSIEKSQAELIEVIEEKQKAAEKRAEGFIKDLEQEITELKRRSTELEQLSHTEDHLHLLQSFPSLSTPPHTKDWSDISVHSDLSIGTARRAVCQIEDTLVDVLKKLCEAELRRTRQYAVDVTLDPDTAHPRLRLSDDGKRVKHGYVRKDLPDNPERFDPVVLVLGKQGLSSGRFYYEVQVEGKTEWDLGVARESINRKGEVTVSPEKGHWTIWLRNGSEYMALTDTPVLLSLKQKPQKVGVFVDYEDGQVSFYDVEATFHIYSYTGCTFTEKLYPYLSPCLNDEGTNSAPLIITPVQKS; translated from the coding sequence ATGTCTTCCAGAAGTCTGCTGTCTGAAGAGCAGTTCAAGTGTTCTATCTGTCTGGATGTCTTcactgaatctgtctctattaCATGTGGACACAACTTCTGCAAGGCCTGTATCGCTATGTACTGTCAATGCGATAATATGTGTCAGTGTCCATTTTGCATGGAGCAATTCTATGGAGAACCTGATTTTAAAAAGCTGGACAAACAGGAGTTTGAATTCATTGCCAAACCCGGAGAAGGGTCCATTGAACATAAACTCACAAGCAAGAACCAAACAAAATGGATGAACCCTTTGGTGAAACTGACCGATAAGAAAGAAAAACTGATTAACCCTGTTGACAAGATGGTCAGCCCTGGGAATACACAGGTTGTACAGAAGATGTGTAAGAAGCATCACAGACCCTTAGAGATGTTCTGTAAGAGAGACcagacatgtgtttgtgtcatgtgcATAAAAACAGACCATGAAGCCCATTATACAATTCCACTTCAGGAGGAATATAAAGAGACAAAGGTTCAACTGGGAATAGAAAACGGAGGTGTGCAGCACATGATCCAGGAGAGACTTGAGAAGGTTCAGGAGATTCAACTCTCAATAGAGATCAGCAAGagcgatgcagagagagagatatcagacAGCATTCAGGCCTTCACTGCTCTGGTGCGCTCCATTGAGAAAAGCCAGGCTGAGCTCATTGAGGtgattgaggagaagcagaaagcagcagagaaacGGGCTGAAGGGTTCATTAAAGATCTGGAGCAAGAGATCACTGAGCTGAAAAGGAGAAGCactgagctggagcagctctcacacactgaggaccacctccacctgctccagagctTCCCATCCCtgagcacccctccacacaccaaggACTGGTCTGATATCAGTGTCCACAGTGATCTGAGTATTGGGACAGCAAGGAGAGCAGTGTGTCAGATTGAGGATACATTGGTAGATGTTTTGAAGAAGTTGTGTGAAGCTGAACTAAGGAGGACCCGTCAGTATGCTGTTGATGTAACTCTGGACCCAGACACAGCCCATCCAAGACTCCGTCTGTCTGACGATGGGAAAAGAGTCAAGCATGGATATGTCAGGAAGGATCTCCCTGACAACCCAGAGAGGTTTGATCCTGTTGTCTTAGTCCTGGGAAAGCAGGGCTTGTCCTCAGGTAGGTTCTACTATgaggtgcaggttgaggggaagaCTGAGTGGGATCTGGGAGTGGCCAGAGAGTCCAtcaacaggaagggggaggtaaCAGTAAGCCCTGAGAAAGGACACTGGACAATATGGCTAAGAAATGGAAGTGAGTACATGGCTCTCACAGACACCCCTGTCCTACTCTCCCTGAAACAGAAGCCCCAGAAGGTGGGAGTGTTTGTGGATTATGAGGATGGTCAGGTCTCCTTTTATGATGTGGAGGCAACGTTTCACATCTACTCTTACACTGGCTGCACCTTCACTGAGAAGCTGTACCCGTATCTGAGTCCTTGTCTTAATGACGAAGGTACCAACTCAGCTCCTTTGATCATCACCCCTGTACAAAAGAGTTAG